TTGAAAATGCAGAGATTGTAAAAAAAGAATATACCGGATTTACGGTTTTTGAAAACAGCATTGCATTCGGTACGAGTACGAATTTCAGTACACCGTCCTTATTCGGCGGATACGAATATACACCGGAAAATATTGATAAACGTTCAAATGAATTGTTAGTAGATAAACATAATGAAGCCCTGAGTGTATTACCACGGCTTTTTAGCGAACATAACTGGAATGTCAGTTTTACAGACCCTTCCTGGCTCAATTATGCATGGATTCCCGATTTGTCGGTATTTGCAAAATATAATATGATTGCCAAAAACATAGACGGTAATGGACTGTATACGCAAGAATTTCTTATAAAAAAGAATGTGCAGTCTGTGCCACAATCGAAGATATACGGTATTCGCAGGAATATGCTGTATTTTTCGCTGTTTAAAATTTTGCCTATTGAAGTACGACGGATATTTTATGCAGAAGGGATGTATGGTGGTGTAGGTATTCCCATTTATTCGGCACCCTTTATGAATGCATATTCAGCCATAGAAAATCTTACGGAAGAAGTTGAATTTGTCGAAAGTAAGAATTGTATAAATATCATTGTAAATAACCTAACGCATGAGCCGCCTAAGAAAGAAACTATACAAATGATCGGGAAAGATTTTTTAATTCCATTAGCAAAAAAATATTGCCTTAATGAGACAACAGAAGAACATTTCTATGTAAATTATTTAGCTCATGAATCTTGTGCTAAATTCTTTAAATTCTTAAAGGACAACAATTGTTGGGATAATAGTAGAATAATAATTATAGGTGATCATGGTAGAGACCCCATGCGTACTAGAGATATGAAATTTATTGCCGATTTTGCTAATACCGGTTTTTCCCCTGATGCTTCGATCCCATTAATTATGATGAAAGATTTTAATTCGGAAGGGACATTAAAAAAAGATTATACATTTATGACGTTAGCTGATATTCCTGCGCTAACTACCAAAAATTTATCGTCGGAATTACAAAAAAATCCGTTTAGCGGTAGAGACTTTCTTGAAACCGAGAATAAGACTGTCGTAAAAATAATAACGGCAGGAAATTGGCACGCAAATCATCAATTAAAATCTACGCAGTTTGAAGATGCTGAGTGGGCGTTTGTAAAAGAAAATGTTTACAATCCGCATAATTGGAGTAGAATAAATTTTAATAATAATTAAGGAGGTTCAATTATTATGATCCCTTTACTATACATTGATCCGGGTACGGGAAGTATCCTTTTTTCTATTGTAATTGGTCTTATTACAACGTTGTATTTTGTGGCAAAAACGGCCTTTATAAAGCTAAAGGTCGCGGTGTATAAAGACAACGAAAAAGTTGCCGGTAAAAACAACAGTGTTGTTATTTATTCGGAAGGTACACGCTACTGGAATGTTTTTTTACCTATATGTAATGAGTTTGAAAAACATCGAGAAGAACTCGTATTTTATACTTCTTCGGAAGATGATCCTGTGTTCTCACAAAACTATACTTATATTAAAGCTGAGTATATCGGTAAGGGAAATAGAGCTTTTGCCCGGCTGAATATGCTTGAAGCCGATATTTGTTTGATGACAACGCCGGGGATGGATGTGTATCAGCTGAAACGTTCAAAGCATGTCAGGCATTACAGTCATATTCTTCATGCGCTTGATGATGCAACAAGTTATCGCCTTTTTGGACTTGATTACTTCGATTCTGTGCTTTTATCGGGTGAATATCAGATAAAAGGAATTCGCGAACTGGAAAGCCTACGTAATCTTCCACAAAAAGATTTACGTGTAGTCGGCTGTCCCTACCTTGATGTATTAAGCGAGAAAATAAAGGATTTGCCGAAAACAGATACCGGTTTTACTGTTTTAATTGCGCCTTCTTGGGGGGCAAATGGAATATTATCAAAATACGGTGAACAACTAATTACTCCGCTTGTAGAAACCGGTTGGAATATTATTATCCGCCCGCATCCTCAAAGCAAGACTTCAGAATCCGATATGCTTAAAAGATTGGAGGAAAAATATAAAGATGTCGCGAATTTTGTTTGGGATTATAATTCTGAAAACATCGATTCACTTTCAAAAGCTGATATTATGATTTCTGATTTTTCCAGTGTTATTTTTGATTATTGTTTTCTTTTTGATAAGCCATTCTTATACTGTAACAGCGAATTCGATCATCGCCCTTATGATTCAGGCGATTTAAAAGAGACTACGTGGAAGTTTTCCGTCTTAAAGGAAATAGGTGTGCAGCTTAACTCTAATAGCTTTGATCATATAAAAGAGATTATCTCTGAAACTTGTAAAAGTGAAACACTTAAAGAAAATAGATTGAAAGCTAAAGACACCGCATGGCAAAATAGAGGTCATGCAGGAGAAGCTGTTTATACATTTTTAACGGAGCTTAGAAAAACATGGTGAATTTTTTATATACAATTTTCATTTACCCCGTCTATATGTTTGTTGAATTTGTTTTTTTCGTAGCAAACATTATTGTGGATGGCAATATAAGTATGTCTATTGTGCTGTTGAGTATCGGTATTAATATGATTTGTCTTCCAATGTATAATGTTGCTGAACAATGGCAAGAAAAAGAGCGTGCTATTCAGAAAAAAATGAAAACAAAAATAGTTGACATAAAAGCTGTATTTAAAGGAGATGAGAGATATTTAATCTTATCTACATATTATCGTCAGAATAAGTATCATCCACTTTATGCGCTGCGAAGTATGTTTGCACTCTTTATTCAGATTCCCTTTTTTATTGCCGCATATAAACTTTTATCCGATTCACCCATTATGGATAAAACCTCGTTTTTGTTTTTTACCGATTTGGGTGCTCCCGATAAGTTACTGAGCTTAGGAAATATTTCAATAAACATTTTGCCTATTATAATGACGTTCGTAAATATAGCCGCATCTGCCGTTTACACTAGAGGGCTAATGCTCAAAGATAAGTTAATGCTTTACATTACAGCTCTTATTTTTTTACTTTTGCTTTATAACTCACCGTCTGGCTTGGTTTTTTATTGGACGCTTAACAATCTGTTTTCTCTATTAAAAAATATTTTTTATAAAGTAAAATTAAGTAACAAAACATGGTATATAATTGCCGTAATTGTTATGTCAATTTTAACGTGCATTACAACTGTAATGACGATTAGTGAAACTAAAAGACCTGCTGCTCTTTCAGGTCTTTTAACTGTTGCCATAGCAGTAATGCCGTTAATTAAAAAGTTATTTTGTTTTTTTGAAAAAAGGCGATTAGCATCTGTTTTTAATGACGATAAAAAATGTTTTTATGTCTTCTTATCC
The DNA window shown above is from Treponema denticola and carries:
- a CDS encoding CDP-glycerol glycerophosphotransferase family protein, whose product is MIPLLYIDPGTGSILFSIVIGLITTLYFVAKTAFIKLKVAVYKDNEKVAGKNNSVVIYSEGTRYWNVFLPICNEFEKHREELVFYTSSEDDPVFSQNYTYIKAEYIGKGNRAFARLNMLEADICLMTTPGMDVYQLKRSKHVRHYSHILHALDDATSYRLFGLDYFDSVLLSGEYQIKGIRELESLRNLPQKDLRVVGCPYLDVLSEKIKDLPKTDTGFTVLIAPSWGANGILSKYGEQLITPLVETGWNIIIRPHPQSKTSESDMLKRLEEKYKDVANFVWDYNSENIDSLSKADIMISDFSSVIFDYCFLFDKPFLYCNSEFDHRPYDSGDLKETTWKFSVLKEIGVQLNSNSFDHIKEIISETCKSETLKENRLKAKDTAWQNRGHAGEAVYTFLTELRKTW